One window from the genome of Paraconexibacter algicola encodes:
- a CDS encoding tyrosine-type recombinase/integrase — MNQAGAQRWLEATLEQIRVRTLPPMAGTPARFETAAAEWLRHIEHDRRRKPTTARGYRMALDTHLLPRFGGLLLTEITTEEIERWVASLDRTAATRVKLIVCLSGIYHRARRVWGIAYDPVDDVQRPPIKPTYDLLVYSTDETHRLVTAAASERDAAIYLTAAFTGLRMGELVALEWRDVDFDRCVVRVRGSWSGVELTVPKSGKVRSVPLAPQVSAALARLASGERTGLVFPGRQGHLDRRALRRRFHLAQETAGLLRLRFHDLRHTFATTMVGHTSIVRVQEWMGHSDLHSTLRYLHYTPRPDDAELIARAFHS, encoded by the coding sequence GTGAACCAGGCCGGCGCCCAGCGGTGGCTCGAGGCCACGCTTGAGCAGATCCGCGTCCGAACGCTGCCTCCCATGGCCGGGACACCCGCGCGGTTCGAGACCGCGGCGGCGGAGTGGCTGCGCCACATCGAGCACGACCGCCGCCGCAAGCCCACGACCGCTCGCGGCTACCGGATGGCGTTGGACACGCATCTGCTTCCGCGGTTCGGCGGGCTGCTGCTGACCGAGATCACGACCGAGGAGATCGAGCGGTGGGTCGCCAGCCTGGACCGCACCGCGGCGACGAGGGTGAAGCTCATCGTCTGCCTCAGCGGCATCTACCACCGCGCCCGCCGCGTCTGGGGCATCGCCTACGACCCCGTCGACGACGTCCAACGCCCACCGATCAAGCCGACCTACGACCTGCTCGTCTACTCCACCGACGAGACCCACCGGCTTGTCACCGCGGCCGCGAGCGAGCGCGATGCCGCGATCTATCTCACAGCGGCCTTCACCGGTCTGCGGATGGGTGAGCTGGTCGCGCTGGAGTGGCGCGACGTGGACTTCGATCGCTGCGTCGTGCGCGTCCGCGGCTCTTGGTCCGGCGTCGAACTCACTGTTCCGAAGTCCGGCAAGGTCCGCTCCGTCCCGCTCGCGCCACAGGTCTCCGCCGCACTCGCGCGCCTAGCTTCCGGCGAGCGGACCGGACTCGTCTTCCCCGGGCGCCAAGGTCACCTCGACCGCCGCGCGCTACGACGCCGATTCCACCTCGCCCAGGAAACGGCCGGGCTGCTGCGACTGCGGTTCCACGACCTACGCCACACGTTCGCGACCACGATGGTCGGTCACACCAGCATCGTCCGCGTCCAGGAATGGATGGGACACAGCGACCTCCACAGCACCCTGAGGTACCTGCACTACACGCCTCGTCCGGACGACGCCGAGTTGATCGCGCGCGCATTCCACAGTTGA
- a CDS encoding globin-coupled sensor protein: protein MATSTVNVGDRTWQAIVDYTGLTTGHLEALARARPHLEDLGADIAEEFYRHVLAQPGLAALIHRHSTVERLRETLVGYVGTLWSGRYDRDVVAHRVRIGKVHDRIQLPLGAYLGAFVQIDQVVTRRLVEVYGTEPEALLEAIAGWRTLTQTDMAIVAQAFIDARDERLTTLLETLSAASQQVAAQTTETGESVTACVQAAESGTASIGEAWSAVEHMNEAIVEVGEQAARLAEQLKRIDGIVATIGSISDQTKLLSLNARIEAARAGDHGRGFAVVAEEVGALAERTAQSLVVISEHNAASADVIAGVTTAIDSATADVGAVRAATNGAHASFETTREQVIEVSRMIGEIAAGMHSIVDQSTFSAEG, encoded by the coding sequence ATGGCCACGTCCACCGTCAACGTCGGCGATCGCACCTGGCAGGCGATCGTCGACTACACCGGTCTCACGACCGGCCACCTCGAAGCGCTCGCGCGCGCCCGCCCGCACCTCGAGGATCTCGGGGCCGACATCGCCGAGGAGTTCTACCGCCACGTCCTGGCGCAGCCGGGCCTCGCCGCGCTGATCCACCGGCACTCGACCGTGGAGCGGCTGCGCGAGACGCTCGTCGGCTACGTCGGCACCCTGTGGTCGGGCCGCTACGACCGCGACGTGGTGGCGCACCGCGTGCGGATCGGCAAGGTCCACGACCGCATCCAGCTGCCGCTCGGCGCGTACCTCGGCGCGTTCGTGCAGATCGACCAGGTCGTCACCCGCCGCCTGGTCGAGGTCTACGGCACCGAGCCGGAGGCGCTGCTGGAGGCGATCGCCGGCTGGCGGACGCTCACCCAGACCGACATGGCGATCGTCGCCCAGGCATTCATCGACGCGCGGGACGAGCGCCTCACCACGCTGCTGGAGACGCTCAGCGCCGCGAGCCAGCAGGTGGCCGCCCAGACGACGGAGACCGGCGAGTCGGTCACCGCGTGCGTGCAGGCGGCGGAGTCCGGCACGGCGAGCATCGGCGAGGCGTGGTCGGCCGTCGAGCACATGAACGAGGCGATCGTCGAGGTCGGCGAGCAGGCCGCGCGCCTGGCCGAGCAGCTCAAGCGGATCGACGGGATCGTCGCGACGATCGGCTCGATCTCCGACCAGACGAAGCTGCTGTCGCTCAACGCGCGCATCGAGGCCGCCCGCGCCGGCGACCACGGTCGCGGCTTCGCCGTCGTCGCCGAGGAGGTCGGGGCGCTGGCCGAGCGCACCGCGCAGAGCCTCGTGGTGATCAGCGAGCACAACGCCGCCTCGGCGGACGTCATCGCCGGGGTGACGACCGCGATCGACTCGGCGACGGCGGACGTCGGCGCGGTGCGCGCCGCGACCAACGGCGCCCACGCGAGCTTCGAGACGACGCGCGAGCAGGTCATCGAGGTGTCGCGCATGATCGGCGAGATCGCCGCCGGCATGCACAGCATCGTCGACCAGTCGACGTTCAGCGCGGAGGGCTGA
- a CDS encoding hybrid sensor histidine kinase/response regulator — protein MPSTREVPRPGARAWRRGLLAWGVVVLTAAALGLLGHALFGQTSRLRANVAVTRSLVDANVRTLGQAQREILRLQLQLGRRPLDREAAELHAAFVDQRMQEISLDASAALGGRALLRRARVLAGEWSFAVRPAVTRALRTGRPSARLRATLRRLELAINDLASTAEIHRRTRAHDTYVGAERLQAGARRTMAAIGVACVLFLVLACLTLWFVRRHDRELDRYSDRLAGLDSQLRKLSLVAANTRNLVVITDADGRVEWVNEAFERTTGHPLAAIAGRRPGDVLHGPQTDPQVVATMRERLRAGQGFDVEIVNYTAAGEPYWVAIEVRPVRDAHGTIQNFLAVQTDITGRRRAERELRDAKDAAEESARVKARFLANMSHEIRTPLNAVIGLTGLLDQTELTVEQREYTQTARNSGELLLAIVNDILTFSALEDGAVELEQRPFAVAELVSGTVELLGPEARRRGLELRTTVAPEVPARVVGDPTRIRQILVNLLANGLKFTPSGEVHLAVGCVPAEAGRPCRVRLTVTDTGVGIPADRLDRLFRPFSQVDASTTRRFGGTGLGLAICRHLTDLMGGEIGVRSVPDEGSSFWVELPLRAAAAAADPDADPAPPRSAQATPPLDVLVVEDDLVNQMVAREVLRTLGYAAEVVANGREAVDALRDRSFDVVFMDANMPVMDGETATRAIRAELPADRQPWIVAMTANALAQDRQRYLDAGMDAYLAKPFSADGLASELRRAADARRPTVDGDDGAARARFAARGALVRRTLGASAYVDHRARAVQLAHDLAQDATATALPELQGIAGQLGTASDTMSAHELEALVAQLDTVLSRLHAGTGDPSP, from the coding sequence GTGCCCTCGACCCGTGAGGTGCCGCGTCCCGGGGCGCGCGCGTGGCGCCGGGGCCTGCTGGCGTGGGGCGTCGTCGTGCTCACCGCGGCGGCGCTCGGGCTGCTCGGGCACGCGCTGTTCGGGCAGACGTCGCGACTGCGCGCGAACGTCGCGGTGACCCGGTCGCTCGTCGATGCGAACGTCCGCACCCTCGGGCAGGCGCAGCGCGAGATCCTGCGACTGCAGCTGCAGCTGGGCCGCCGGCCGCTGGACCGGGAGGCGGCGGAGCTGCACGCCGCGTTCGTCGACCAGCGCATGCAGGAGATCTCGCTCGACGCGTCCGCCGCGCTCGGCGGCCGGGCGCTGCTGCGCCGCGCGCGCGTCCTGGCGGGCGAGTGGTCGTTCGCGGTGCGGCCCGCGGTCACGCGCGCGCTGCGCACCGGCCGTCCGTCCGCCCGGCTGCGCGCGACGCTGCGCCGCCTGGAGCTCGCGATCAACGACCTCGCGTCGACCGCGGAGATCCACCGGCGCACCCGCGCGCACGACACCTACGTCGGGGCCGAGCGGCTGCAGGCCGGCGCCCGGCGCACGATGGCCGCGATCGGGGTCGCCTGCGTGCTGTTCCTCGTCCTCGCCTGCCTGACGCTGTGGTTCGTGCGCCGCCACGACCGCGAGCTCGACCGCTACTCCGACCGGCTCGCGGGCCTCGACTCGCAGCTGCGCAAGCTCTCCCTCGTCGCCGCGAACACGCGAAACCTCGTCGTCATCACCGACGCCGACGGCCGCGTCGAATGGGTCAACGAGGCGTTCGAGCGGACGACCGGGCACCCGCTCGCCGCCATCGCCGGCCGCCGGCCGGGCGACGTGCTGCACGGCCCGCAGACCGACCCGCAGGTCGTCGCGACGATGCGCGAGCGGCTGCGGGCCGGGCAGGGGTTCGACGTCGAGATCGTCAACTACACCGCGGCCGGCGAGCCCTACTGGGTGGCGATCGAGGTCCGGCCGGTCCGCGACGCGCACGGCACGATTCAGAACTTCCTCGCGGTCCAGACCGACATCACCGGACGCCGACGGGCCGAGCGCGAGCTGCGCGACGCGAAGGACGCGGCGGAGGAGTCGGCGCGCGTCAAGGCGCGGTTCCTGGCGAACATGTCCCACGAGATCCGCACACCGCTCAACGCGGTCATCGGGCTGACGGGCCTGCTCGACCAGACCGAGCTGACCGTCGAGCAGCGCGAGTACACGCAGACCGCGCGCAACAGCGGCGAGCTGCTGCTGGCGATCGTCAACGACATCCTCACGTTCTCGGCGCTGGAGGACGGCGCGGTCGAGCTCGAGCAGCGGCCGTTCGCGGTCGCCGAGCTCGTGTCGGGGACCGTCGAGCTGCTCGGCCCGGAGGCGCGCCGCCGGGGCCTGGAGCTGCGCACGACCGTCGCGCCCGAGGTCCCCGCCCGCGTGGTCGGCGACCCCACCCGCATCCGCCAGATCCTCGTGAACCTGCTGGCCAACGGCCTGAAGTTCACGCCGTCCGGCGAGGTGCATCTCGCCGTCGGCTGCGTCCCGGCAGAGGCGGGGCGGCCGTGCCGGGTGCGCCTGACGGTCACCGACACCGGGGTCGGGATCCCGGCGGATCGGCTGGACCGGCTCTTCCGCCCGTTCAGCCAGGTCGACGCGTCCACCACGCGCCGCTTCGGCGGCACCGGGCTCGGGCTCGCGATCTGCCGGCACCTCACCGACCTGATGGGCGGGGAGATCGGCGTGCGGTCGGTCCCGGACGAGGGCTCATCGTTCTGGGTCGAGCTGCCGCTGCGCGCCGCGGCCGCCGCCGCGGACCCCGACGCGGACCCGGCCCCGCCGCGGTCGGCGCAGGCGACGCCGCCGCTCGACGTGCTCGTGGTCGAGGACGACCTCGTCAACCAGATGGTCGCGCGCGAGGTGCTGCGCACCCTCGGCTACGCCGCAGAGGTGGTCGCGAACGGCCGCGAGGCCGTCGACGCCCTGCGCGACCGGTCGTTCGACGTCGTCTTCATGGACGCGAACATGCCGGTGATGGACGGGGAGACCGCCACGCGGGCGATCCGCGCGGAGCTGCCCGCGGACCGTCAGCCGTGGATCGTCGCCATGACCGCCAACGCGCTCGCGCAGGACCGCCAGCGGTACCTCGACGCGGGCATGGACGCGTACCTCGCCAAGCCGTTCTCCGCCGACGGCCTCGCGAGCGAGCTCCGACGTGCCGCGGACGCCCGACGGCCCACGGTCGACGGAGACGACGGCGCTGCCCGTGCGCGGTTCGCGGCCCGCGGGGCGCTCGTGCGCCGCACGCTCGGCGCGTCCGCGTACGTGGACCACCGGGCGCGGGCGGTGCAGCTCGCGCACGACCTCGCGCAGGACGCGACAGCGACCGCGCTCCCCGAGCTGCAGGGCATCGCCGGCCAGCTCGGGACCGCCTCGGACACGATGAGCGCGCACGAGCTCGAGGCGCTCGTCGCGCAGCTCGACACCGTGCTGTCGCGGCTGCACGCCGGGACCGGAGATCCGTCTCCGTAG
- a CDS encoding STAS domain-containing protein produces MEAQKLSIEQKDDSRRTRVTVRGTLDLAGVGALDDHLDGVTAPEVVLDLLGVPFMDSSGLALLLDRTAEFRGQGRTLTLAPSAAVRAVLDLAQVDGELDLVDG; encoded by the coding sequence GTGGAGGCGCAGAAACTCAGCATCGAGCAGAAAGACGATTCCCGGCGCACCCGGGTCACCGTCCGCGGCACCCTCGACCTCGCGGGCGTCGGGGCGCTGGACGACCATCTCGACGGCGTCACCGCGCCCGAGGTCGTGCTCGATCTGCTGGGCGTCCCCTTCATGGACAGCTCCGGTCTCGCGCTCCTGCTGGACCGCACCGCCGAGTTCCGGGGACAGGGCCGCACGCTGACGCTGGCCCCGAGCGCGGCGGTGCGCGCGGTCCTCGACCTCGCGCAGGTCGACGGCGAGCTGGACCTGGTCGATGGCTGA
- a CDS encoding EAL domain-containing protein: MSTAPPIRSRPLVVVVDDDPVERLHSVAVLEHGGLDAVQAADGTEAIELVAQRRPDAVLLDVGLPGLDGIAVARALRERDATRTVPVLMVSGHGETTERVAGLEAGADDYLVKPVAGPELLARIRAQLRAAAGRSELLRRDLQERADASLALAGSTAGGSPATMAAELCAFACAARGFAAATVLTFGDRDELEVLATAGALHRGLARGVAPTLPEREVWSEEPGDPQRPLAELFGAADGQSVAVPLPAHRGAPTGWFVCGTAQPPADDAQRARTIALATEVAGHAASALSTCLEHRARLRAERHEIRAIIEHGAFRPVFQPIVELPTGHAIGFEALTRFDDGTRPDLRFAAASRVGLGPDLELATLERALWATTLLPRGAFVSVNVSAALVQEPGLVRSLLRSARRAIVLEITEHERITDYTAVRTQLDALPGVRVAVDDAGGGFASLRHVIELRPDFVKLDRGLVHGIDADPLRRSLVAGLTQFAHDSGCEIVAEGIETTAELDAVRDIGITAGQGWLFGRPCPAELAGAVAPRTADAVRAA, from the coding sequence ATGAGCACCGCGCCACCGATCCGCTCGCGCCCGCTGGTCGTGGTCGTGGACGACGACCCGGTCGAGCGCCTGCACAGCGTCGCCGTGCTCGAGCACGGCGGGCTGGACGCGGTGCAGGCCGCGGACGGCACGGAGGCGATCGAGCTCGTCGCGCAGCGGCGCCCCGACGCGGTGCTGCTGGACGTGGGCCTCCCGGGCCTGGACGGGATCGCGGTCGCCCGCGCCCTGCGCGAGCGGGACGCCACGCGCACGGTCCCGGTCCTCATGGTGTCCGGGCACGGCGAGACGACCGAGCGCGTCGCCGGCCTCGAGGCGGGCGCCGACGACTACCTCGTCAAGCCGGTGGCGGGCCCGGAGCTGCTGGCCCGGATCCGCGCGCAGCTGCGTGCGGCCGCCGGCCGCAGCGAGCTGCTGCGGCGCGACCTGCAGGAGCGCGCGGACGCGTCGCTGGCGCTCGCCGGGTCCACGGCGGGCGGCAGCCCCGCGACGATGGCCGCCGAGCTGTGCGCGTTCGCGTGCGCGGCGCGCGGGTTCGCGGCGGCGACGGTCCTGACGTTCGGGGACCGCGACGAGCTGGAGGTCCTCGCGACCGCGGGTGCGCTGCACCGCGGTCTCGCGCGCGGCGTCGCCCCGACGCTGCCGGAGCGCGAGGTCTGGTCGGAGGAGCCCGGTGATCCGCAGCGCCCCCTTGCGGAGCTGTTCGGCGCGGCGGACGGGCAGAGCGTCGCGGTGCCGCTCCCGGCGCACCGCGGCGCACCGACCGGCTGGTTCGTCTGCGGGACGGCGCAGCCGCCCGCCGACGACGCGCAGCGCGCGCGGACGATCGCGCTGGCGACCGAGGTCGCCGGGCACGCGGCGTCCGCGCTGAGCACGTGCCTGGAGCACCGTGCGCGGCTGCGCGCGGAGCGGCACGAGATTCGGGCGATCATCGAGCACGGGGCGTTCCGTCCCGTGTTCCAGCCGATCGTCGAGCTGCCCACCGGGCATGCGATCGGGTTCGAGGCGCTGACGCGCTTCGACGACGGCACGCGACCGGACCTGCGCTTCGCCGCGGCGTCGCGCGTCGGCCTCGGACCCGATCTCGAACTGGCGACGCTCGAACGCGCCCTGTGGGCGACGACCCTGCTGCCGCGGGGCGCGTTCGTGAGCGTCAACGTCTCCGCCGCGCTCGTGCAGGAGCCGGGGCTCGTGCGCTCGCTGCTGCGCTCGGCCCGCCGCGCGATCGTGCTGGAGATCACCGAGCACGAGCGGATCACCGACTACACCGCGGTGCGCACGCAGCTGGACGCGCTGCCGGGGGTCCGGGTCGCCGTGGACGACGCCGGTGGCGGCTTCGCCAGCCTGCGGCACGTGATCGAGCTGCGACCGGACTTCGTGAAGCTCGACCGCGGGCTCGTGCACGGGATCGACGCGGACCCGCTGCGGCGCTCGCTCGTCGCGGGCCTGACGCAGTTCGCGCACGACAGCGGCTGCGAGATCGTCGCCGAGGGCATCGAGACCACCGCGGAGCTCGACGCCGTGCGCGACATCGGCATCACCGCCGGGCAGGGCTGGCTCTTCGGCCGGCCGTGCCCCGCGGAGCTCGCGGGCGCCGTGGCGCCACGGACCGCGGACGCGGTCCGCGCCGCGTAG
- a CDS encoding molybdopterin-dependent oxidoreductase, translating to MVPRSAFPAVLASSLLLLTLPGCGAEPRARAAAPAADHTVVTAGTLRPGQAIPAPTGTVVLTLRGAITRHNGPDGTLRFDMRTLERIGLAEWTGSDAVATGRTRVRFRGVLLRRLLQVAGARPGARTLRAAALNDYKVTIPVADATRLPVLLATTADGRRMSVARYGPTRVVYPFGKVPGLQPTVYDPRSIWQVASIEVR from the coding sequence ATGGTCCCCCGTTCCGCGTTCCCCGCCGTCCTGGCCTCCTCGCTGCTGCTCCTGACCCTGCCCGGGTGCGGTGCCGAGCCGCGCGCCCGCGCCGCCGCCCCGGCCGCCGACCACACCGTCGTCACCGCCGGCACGCTGCGTCCCGGCCAGGCGATCCCCGCGCCGACCGGCACGGTCGTCCTGACGCTGCGCGGCGCGATCACCCGGCACAACGGCCCCGACGGCACGCTGCGCTTCGACATGCGCACGCTCGAGCGGATCGGGCTCGCGGAGTGGACCGGCTCGGACGCGGTCGCGACCGGCCGCACGCGCGTGCGCTTCCGCGGCGTGCTGCTGCGTCGCCTGCTGCAGGTCGCGGGCGCCCGTCCGGGCGCCCGGACGCTCCGCGCCGCGGCGCTCAACGACTACAAGGTCACGATCCCGGTCGCGGACGCCACGCGGCTCCCGGTCCTGCTGGCGACGACCGCCGACGGACGGCGCATGTCGGTCGCGCGCTACGGCCCGACGCGCGTCGTGTACCCGTTCGGGAAGGTCCCGGGCCTGCAGCCGACCGTGTACGACCCCCGCTCGATCTGGCAGGTCGCCTCGATCGAGGTGCGGTGA
- a CDS encoding Hpt domain-containing protein yields MALSETPLAQLPDTVQTAIDKLRGEMGGDGPLRMMVGLWVDQLESLLEDLRLGARHGDGGQLAAAAHRLKGTCALLGAHDLRARAAAIELAGLDGLPRTVEEDVDRFAVEARAFARLLESLR; encoded by the coding sequence ATGGCACTTTCGGAGACACCGCTCGCCCAGCTGCCGGACACGGTGCAGACCGCGATCGACAAGCTGCGGGGCGAGATGGGCGGGGACGGCCCACTGCGCATGATGGTCGGCCTGTGGGTCGATCAGCTTGAGTCCCTGCTCGAGGATCTCCGACTGGGTGCCCGCCACGGCGACGGCGGGCAGCTCGCCGCGGCGGCCCACCGCCTGAAGGGCACGTGCGCACTGCTGGGCGCGCACGACCTGCGGGCGCGGGCCGCCGCGATCGAGCTCGCGGGCCTCGACGGTCTCCCCCGGACGGTCGAGGAGGACGTCGACCGGTTCGCCGTCGAGGCCCGCGCGTTCGCGCGGCTCCTGGAGTCGCTGCGATGA
- a CDS encoding ATP-binding protein — translation MTPWTVERAYAPTADSIAEAREIADEVRPPLGPRDTFALRLLLSELVTNAIRHGRTTPDAPEVKVRLVRDEQTLRLEVEDAGGGFVVRPRTPNQHRGSGWGMHFVSKLARRWGVEGHGRTLVWVELELDEAGELVLPAGEPDLLPDA, via the coding sequence ATGACTCCCTGGACCGTGGAGAGGGCGTACGCGCCCACCGCCGATTCGATCGCCGAGGCCCGCGAGATCGCGGACGAGGTGCGCCCGCCGCTCGGGCCCCGGGACACCTTCGCGCTGCGCCTGCTGCTGTCCGAGCTCGTCACCAACGCGATCCGTCACGGCCGCACGACGCCGGACGCGCCCGAGGTCAAGGTCCGCCTGGTGCGCGACGAGCAGACCCTGCGCCTGGAGGTCGAGGACGCGGGCGGGGGCTTCGTCGTGCGGCCGCGCACGCCCAACCAGCACCGCGGCTCCGGCTGGGGCATGCACTTCGTGTCGAAGCTGGCGCGCCGCTGGGGCGTCGAGGGTCACGGCCGCACGCTCGTGTGGGTCGAGCTCGAGCTCGACGAGGCCGGCGAGCTCGTGCTGCCCGCCGGCGAGCCGGACCTGCTGCCCGACGCCTGA
- a CDS encoding alpha/beta hydrolase: MPLDPTLIDVHVPEHPRGAVLVLHGGASRGAGARVSPSQLSVLRMVPIARRIAREGGDDVAVVRLLNRFRGWDGEHSPVDDAHWALERLQERLGELPVSLVGHSLGGRAALLAAGHPAVRSVAALAPWVYPEDVEPGIRGKQVLIVHGDRDRVASPVRAEELARRLSRTADVRFEVVPGGKHAMLRHRDAFDGRAATFAVRSVATGAAVAA, encoded by the coding sequence ATGCCCCTCGACCCCACGCTCATCGACGTCCACGTCCCCGAACACCCGCGCGGCGCAGTGCTCGTCCTGCACGGGGGTGCGAGCCGCGGCGCCGGCGCCCGGGTCAGCCCGTCGCAGCTCTCGGTGCTGCGGATGGTGCCCATCGCCCGGCGGATCGCCCGGGAGGGCGGGGACGACGTCGCCGTCGTGCGGCTGCTGAACCGCTTCCGTGGCTGGGACGGGGAGCACTCGCCGGTCGACGACGCCCACTGGGCGCTCGAACGGCTGCAGGAGCGGCTCGGCGAGCTGCCGGTGTCGCTGGTCGGCCACTCGCTCGGCGGTCGCGCCGCGCTGCTGGCCGCCGGTCATCCGGCGGTGCGGTCGGTCGCGGCGCTCGCCCCGTGGGTCTACCCGGAGGACGTCGAGCCGGGCATCCGCGGCAAGCAGGTGCTGATCGTCCACGGCGACCGGGACCGCGTCGCCAGCCCGGTCCGCGCCGAGGAGCTCGCCCGGCGCCTGTCCCGGACCGCCGACGTGCGGTTCGAGGTCGTGCCCGGCGGCAAGCACGCGATGCTGCGCCACCGCGACGCGTTCGACGGCCGCGCGGCCACGTTCGCCGTCCGGTCGGTCGCCACGGGCGCAGCGGTCGCCGCCTGA
- a CDS encoding putative quinol monooxygenase, producing the protein MLIVTAKIPIQPEKRDEFLAVVPGLVEASNAEEGVLDYRLYESAETPNEFLMVEQYVDEAAFGAHMQTPHLTGALQQLAGWLSGPPQLTKYEAQDGVPVPLG; encoded by the coding sequence ATGCTCATCGTCACCGCGAAGATCCCCATCCAGCCCGAGAAGCGCGACGAGTTCCTCGCCGTCGTCCCGGGCCTCGTCGAGGCCAGCAACGCCGAGGAGGGCGTGCTCGACTACCGCCTCTACGAGTCGGCCGAGACCCCGAACGAGTTCCTCATGGTCGAGCAGTACGTCGACGAGGCCGCGTTCGGCGCCCACATGCAGACCCCGCACCTGACCGGCGCGCTGCAGCAGCTGGCGGGCTGGCTGAGCGGCCCGCCGCAGCTGACGAAGTACGAGGCGCAGGACGGGGTGCCCGTCCCGCTGGGCTGA
- a CDS encoding response regulator transcription factor, whose product MSAARILIVDDAPEYVAMIAHALEADGYAVATAPSGEDALTVAREQRPDLVVLDLGLPGIDGIETCRRLRAFSDAYVLMLTGRGDETDRVAGLTVGADDYVVKPFYPRELRVRVQALLRRPRLVAVPDPPADADAERPSAATDVPASPSVRRFGALTIDVGRREVSVAGRPVELSRTEFDLLDVLSDHPDQALSRSQLMDAVWGADWFGDDHVIDVHLSNLRRKLGEPRRGQEGPRYIVNVRGFGYRMERRLAS is encoded by the coding sequence GTGAGCGCCGCCCGGATCCTCATCGTTGACGACGCGCCCGAGTACGTGGCGATGATCGCCCACGCCCTCGAGGCCGACGGCTACGCGGTCGCCACCGCGCCGAGCGGGGAGGACGCGCTGACCGTCGCGCGCGAGCAGCGCCCCGACCTCGTGGTCCTCGACCTCGGCCTCCCGGGGATCGACGGGATCGAGACCTGCCGGCGGCTGCGCGCGTTCAGCGACGCGTACGTCCTCATGCTCACCGGGCGCGGTGACGAGACCGACCGCGTCGCGGGCCTGACCGTCGGGGCCGACGACTACGTGGTCAAGCCGTTCTACCCGCGCGAGCTGCGCGTCCGCGTGCAGGCGCTGCTGCGCCGCCCGCGGCTCGTCGCGGTCCCCGACCCGCCCGCGGACGCGGACGCGGAGCGACCGTCCGCCGCCACGGACGTCCCGGCCTCGCCGTCGGTGCGCCGCTTCGGCGCCCTGACGATCGACGTCGGCCGCCGCGAGGTGTCCGTCGCCGGCCGGCCCGTCGAGCTGTCGCGCACCGAGTTCGACCTGCTCGACGTGCTCAGCGACCACCCCGACCAGGCGCTCTCGCGCAGCCAGCTGATGGACGCCGTCTGGGGCGCTGACTGGTTCGGGGACGACCACGTCATCGACGTCCACCTCTCGAACCTGCGCCGCAAGCTCGGGGAGCCCCGCCGCGGCCAGGAGGGCCCGCGCTACATCGTCAACGTGCGCGGGTTCGGCTACCGGATGGAACGGCGCCTCGCGTCTTGA
- a CDS encoding S1C family serine protease → MKLLLVASPGVAALVLAIIALGRDAEPSARADIPAPAVGTTRGELPSFRELYERVDGVVARVDARRGPDDPPFGNGRRDAIGAGFVVDARGHMVTNAHVVDDARSVTVRFGRTARRVTAEIVGVDRATDLAVLRVDPRRLGADAPLELAPAGSVRVGDPVLAVGTPYRLQSSAAAGIVSAVGREIRGLTGFSIPDAVQTDAAINPGNSGGPLVDERGRVVGVNSQGRAAGVSFAVSAVTMRRVVPQLIEDGRADQAVLGVSVGSVTDRGARIASVTAGGPADRAGLRDGDVIARIGDRPTTVEGAVASAVAARRPGQRVPVQVLRDGRERTVTVRLGRR, encoded by the coding sequence ATGAAGCTGCTGCTGGTCGCATCACCCGGTGTCGCGGCCCTGGTCCTCGCGATCATCGCGCTCGGGCGCGACGCGGAGCCGTCCGCCCGGGCCGACATCCCGGCCCCGGCGGTCGGGACGACCAGGGGCGAGCTGCCGAGCTTCCGCGAGCTGTACGAGCGCGTCGACGGCGTCGTGGCGCGCGTCGACGCGCGCCGGGGCCCGGACGATCCGCCGTTCGGCAACGGGCGCCGCGACGCGATCGGCGCCGGCTTCGTCGTCGACGCGCGGGGCCACATGGTGACCAACGCCCACGTCGTCGACGACGCCCGGTCGGTCACGGTCCGCTTCGGTCGCACCGCCCGGCGCGTCACGGCCGAGATCGTCGGCGTCGACCGCGCGACCGACCTCGCCGTGCTGCGCGTCGACCCGCGTCGGCTGGGCGCCGACGCCCCGCTCGAGCTCGCGCCCGCGGGCTCCGTCCGCGTCGGCGACCCGGTGCTCGCCGTCGGGACCCCGTACCGCCTGCAGAGCAGCGCCGCGGCGGGCATCGTCTCCGCGGTCGGACGGGAGATCCGGGGACTCACCGGGTTCTCCATCCCGGACGCCGTGCAGACCGACGCCGCCATCAACCCCGGGAACTCGGGCGGCCCCCTGGTCGACGAGCGCGGACGGGTCGTCGGCGTCAACTCGCAGGGACGGGCTGCCGGCGTGAGCTTCGCCGTGTCCGCGGTCACGATGCGGCGCGTGGTCCCGCAGCTGATCGAGGACGGTCGTGCCGACCAGGCGGTGCTCGGCGTGTCCGTCGGCTCCGTGACCGACCGCGGTGCGCGCATCGCGTCGGTGACCGCCGGCGGCCCCGCCGATCGCGCCGGGCTCCGGGACGGTGACGTGATCGCCCGCATCGGCGACCGACCGACCACGGTCGAGGGCGCCGTGGCGAGCGCCGTCGCTGCGCGCCGCCCCGGGCAGCGCGTCCCCGTCCAGGTCCTGCGGGACGGTCGCGAGCGGACCGTGACCGTACGCCTGGGGCGCCGGTAG